One window of the Trifolium pratense cultivar HEN17-A07 linkage group LG2, ARS_RC_1.1, whole genome shotgun sequence genome contains the following:
- the LOC123905660 gene encoding uncharacterized protein LOC123905660 isoform X6, giving the protein MEPSKSNNTETEEETIAFNRKRARRVSFADNEITSVHIFRPDDDHSSSSSEIPAETLDIFRQLVAESDDEEPDRRRNSTDGEGEAVDHRNSFLQPIGSPSPGGSSINADDDTDDDEFGGPVSMDFIKPGRLSDSGVSDDITMDSTAFSMHYRSLARSDSGDLKTPTRFEATVSTPGLSSATPGSFMELTDREKRVPQSPVVASASEDSDAMSIEGEQPKTYDYVRLSPGLVAILAQGSKDLDGVSPLGSKATHPPIAVAFGSSTKNTKEFVNDETLLACKQLNSAKANRATPPNMDEGDKLATHSPIANHMEVLPNMESLVNSPVHQITHDTTVASALESSIKNTKEFVNDATPFACNQLDSAKANRGTPPKMDEADKLDLAAKYELGFCEVPVNESNSKDRGQVTDSNNKSDQVTGNHPVHEFTPLSCSANKLAFMVSPDSFRRTGNITRPLNLKQSGMLGPEVHAANSATLLSIRKNISKLKNLPNTSTLKEKNDKLKRRFSKYSPGTSFFPERDFENKQVETLTAPLEEQPFSLTLENNMHQSLINTGDHVVDSLINTSKLSQNEETVATEKDEEKICLISAKVSYNDKNLAPMDIGASPTLKTHITRVEDSTVEKRKDEILTNTHAKPFSSPVKSFDHTLLPSVECQSNFHGELKQMEMQNESVNSGLEQAIEYDKLTVARKLDLSGVGNSKQPSSPFEDAQFSKFIKSALKGKPARSPPNRFPDLSSPIQEATTALPSLQEPPSDIQDLSPRINSDGHGVDLDNNHHLTFQVAQSPLKTGIEVSSGEKRNDVDLDNNCHPALQVSHSPFTKTGIEVSSEKKRKGVELLSDIRALSHRINSDGHGVDLDNNCHPTLQVAQSPLTKTGIEVSSGKKRKGVQLLSNGDDIEKTGRIDRSQEVHKSGDGDLQFVLEQTSMRSEREKFGDQKWNDFDHVLERFSTSTKQLLSPSFDKLNFRLMGTLEDILVRLQKVKKWDILSSEIHSQKKLTDPLDIPRHKRVVEMKLLLFNIAYEKAKLQLMNVKRERLLEKVQQLSSGLQETQMMKNSMPCSAKTRLVDIQADDSHINTKIFNSQGKCQVSCKNVMETRQELENLDQKAKSLSEFFYSYCKMKGDQSYTNVVRSVRDYLEKRISYKLVFQNLKLWDVEDFERKDDYHMIILNYRGYFIQRFTVNAGLSSIIVSNSLNDVNIGKTYPNMDAFSAFVFALNPHTTSKCMGRISMAQETQITGSLLSNLLDVVEEVQLARVEIRNLVQAKFNSHSVNQLDLQLSFIDFCGGKKVQVILDMTCLKCGAYPAEVLPSQIYGLAANGEQKALPSSLVDEIRSAAESVSVGYSRIVRLCRCISQAVQGCTQGR; this is encoded by the exons ATGGAACCTTCCAAATCCAACAACACTGAAACAGAAGAAGAAACCATAGCTTTCAACAGAAAAAGAGCACGCCGCGTTAGCTTCGCCGACAATGAAATCACCTCCGTCCACATCTTCCGTCCCGACGACGACcattcctcctcctcctccgagATCCCCGCCGAAACACTAGATATATTCCGTCAACTTGTCGCAGAAAGCGACGATGAGGAACCCGACCGCCGCCGTAACTCTACTGACGGTGAGGGTGAAGCGGTTGATCATAGAAACTCCTTTCTGCAACCAATTGGTTCTCCTTCTCCTGGTGGAAGCAGTATCAACGCTGATGACGACACTGATG ATGACGAATTTGGTGGTCCTGTGTCGATGGATTTCATCAAACCGGGACGGTTATCGGATTCTGGTGTCTCCGACGACATCACGATGGACTCAACTGCTTTTTCGATGCATTACCGGAGTCTAGCACGATCGGATTCAGGGGATCTGAAGACGCCGACTAGGTTTGAAGCGACGGTGAGCACACCTGGTCTAAGCAGTGCTACTCCGGGGAGTTTCATGGAACTCACTGATCGTGAAAAGAGAGTGCCTCAGTCACCGGTGGTGGCGAGTGCCAGCGAGGACTCAGATGCCATGAGCATTGAAGGGGAACAGCCAAAAACCTATGATTATGTAAGACTCTCTCCTGGGTTGGTTGCAATTTTGGCACAGGGAAGCAAGGATTTGGATGGTGTTTCCCCATTAGGTTCAAAAGCTACGCATCCACCAATTGCAGTTGCTTTTGGGTCTTCGACCAAG aaTACTAAGGAGTTTGTTAATGACGAAACTCTGTTAGCTTGTAAACAATTGAACTCTGCTAAGGCTAATAGAGCAACCCCACCAAATATGGATGAAGGCGATAAGTTAGCCACACATTCACCAATTGCAAATCATATGGAAGTTTTACCCAACATGGAATCCTTAGTTAACTCTCCTGTTCATCAAATCACCCATGATACTACAGTTGCTTCTGCTTTGGAGTCTTCAATCAAG aaCACTAAGGAGTTTGTTAATGATGCAACTCCGTTTGCTTGTAATCAATTGGACTCTGCTAAGGCTAATAGAGGAACCCCACCAAAGATGGATGAAGCTGATAAGTTAGATTTGGCTGCTAAGTATGAACTTGGTTTCTGTGAAGTCCCCGTAAATGAGAGTAATTCTAAAGACAGGGGACAAGTGACTGACTCTAATAATAAGTCTGATCAAGTTACTGGAAATCATCCAGTACATGAGTTTACACCATTGTCCTGTTCTGCAAATAAACTAGCATTTATGGTTTCTCCTGATTCATTCAGACGTACTGGAAATATAACTCGTCCCTTAAACTTAAAGCAATCTGGTATGCTTGGGCCTGAGGTACATGCCGCAAATAGTGCAACTTTGTTGTCCATACGTAAAAACATTTCAAAGTTGAAAAATCTTCCCAACACATCTACtctcaaagaaaaaaatgacaaattgAAACGTAGGTTTTCAAAATACTCTCCAGGGACTTCTTTCTTTCCTGAAAGAGATTTTGAAAACAAGCAAGTTGAAACCCTCACTGCTCCTTTGGAGGAACAGCCGTTTAGTTTAACTCTGGAAAATAACATGCATCAAAGTTTGATCAACACTGGTGACCATGTAGTTGATTCTTTGATAAATACTAGCAAGTTAAGCCAAAATGAAGAGACTGTGGCCACCGAAAAGGATGAggaaaaaatttgtttgatttcGGCCAAAGTTTCCTACAATGATAAAAATCTTGCGCCTATGGATATTGGTGCTTCTCCCACGCTTAAGACGCATATAACAAGAGTGGAAGATAGCACAgttgagaaaagaaaagatgaaatTCTAACCAATACGCATGCCAAACCTTTTTCTTCACCTGTAAAATCATTTGACCATACTTTATTGCCATCTGTAGAATGTCAAAGTAATTTCCATGGTGAGTTGAAGCAAATGGAAATGCAGAATGAATCTGTTAATAGTGGTCTAGAACAAGCCATTGAATACGACAAACTAACAGTAGCTAGAAAATTGGATTTGTCTGGTGTTGGAAACAGTAAACAGCCTAGCTCACCTTTTGAGGATGCACAGTTCAGCAAGTTTATTAAG AGTGCATTGAAGGGAAAACCGGCTAGGAGTCCTCCTAATAGATTTCCAGATCTTAGCAGTCCTATCCAAGAAGCAACAACTGCGTTACCCTCCCTGCAAGAGCCTCCTAGTGACATCCAAGACTTGTCTCCCAGGATTAATTCTGATGGGCATGGTGTTGATCTTGATAACAACCACCATCTGACATTCCAAGTAGCTCAGAGCCCTCTCAAAACTGGTATTGAGGTTTCTTCCGGGGAGAAAAGGAATGATGTTGATCTTGATAACAACTGCCATCCGGCACTCCAAGTATCTCACAGCCCTTTTACCAAAACCGGTATCGAGGTTTCTTCTGAGAAGAAAAGGAAAGGTGTCGAATTATTAAGTGATATTCGAGCCTTGTCTCACAGGATTAATTCTGATGGCCATGGGGTTGATCTTGATAACAACTGCCATCCGACACTCCAAGTAGCTCAGAGCCCTCTTACCAAAACTGGTATCGAGGTTTCTTCTGGGAAGAAAAGGAAAGGTGTCCAGTTATTAAGTAATGGAGATGATATAGAGAAGACAGGGAGGATTGACAGAAGTCAAGAGGTTCATAAAAGTGGGGATGGAGATCTACAGTTTGTTTTGGAGCAAACAAGTATGAGAAGTGAAAGAGAAAAGTTTGGCGATCAGAAGTGGAATGATTTCGATCAT GTTCTAGAAAGATTCTCAACCAGCACAAAACAATTGCTTTCTCCGTCATTTGATAAGCTAAATTTCAGATTG ATGGGCACACTGGAAGATATTTTGGTTCGTCTGCAGAAAGTTAAGAAATGGGATATTCTTTCTTCTGAAATTCATTCTCAG AAGAAATTAACGGATCCTCTAGATATTCCTAGACACAAAAG AGTTGTGGAAATGAAATTGTTGCTTTTTAATATAGCATATGAGAAGGCTAAGCTACAATTAATGAATGTTAAGCGTGAGAGATTACTG GAAAAAGTACAACAGCTGAGTTCTGGGCTTCAAGAGACTCAGATGATGAAAAATTCCATGCCATGTTCTGCTAAGACTAGACTGGTTGACATTCAAGCTGATGATAGTCATATcaatacaaaaatatttaattcacaagGAAAATGTCAG GTTTCTTGCAAAAATGTGATGGAAACGAGGCAAGAGCTTGAAAATTTGGATCAGAAAGCAAAATCTTTAAGTGAATTCTTTTATAGTTACTGCAAGATGAAAGGGGATCAAAGCTATACCAACGTCGTAAGATCTGTTCGTGATTATTTGGAAAAGAGAATATCTTACAAGTTGGTATTCCAGAATTTGAAG TTGTGGGATGTTGAAGATTTTGAGCGTAAGGATGATTATCACATGATTATTCTCAACTATCGCGGATATTTCATCCAAAG GTTCACAGTAAATGCTGGTCTATCAAGCATTATAGTATCGAATAGCTTGAATGATGTGAATATTGGAAAG ACCTATCCAAATATGGATGCTTTCTCTGCATTTGTGTTTGCCTTAAATCCACATACCACCAGCAAGTGCATGGGTCGAATCAGTATGGCACAAGAAACACAG ATAACAGGTTCACTTCTAAGTAATTTGCTAGATGTGGTTGAGGAGGTTCAGTTAGCTCGGGTAGAAATTAGAAATTTGGTCCAGGCTAAGTTCAATTCTCATTCAG TTAATCAACTTGATTTGCAGCTATCTTTCATCGACTTCTGTGGTGGGAAGAAGGTGCAAGTGATTCTCGATATGACATGCTTAAAATG TGGGGCATATCCTGCAGAGGTTCTTCCGTCTCAAATATATGGTCTTGCTGCTAATGGGGAACAAAAGGCTCTTCCTTCATCGCTTGTAGATGAAATAAGAAGTGCAGCAGAGAGTGTGAGTGTGGGGTATTCAAGAATTGTTAGGCTTTGTAGGTGCATTTCCCAGGCAGTTCAGGGTTGCACTCAAGGAAGGTGA
- the LOC123905660 gene encoding uncharacterized protein LOC123905660 isoform X7, which translates to MEPSKSNNTETEEETIAFNRKRARRVSFADNEITSVHIFRPDDDHSSSSSEIPAETLDIFRQLVAESDDEEPDRRRNSTDGEGEAVDHRNSFLQPIGSPSPGGSSINADDDTDDDEFGGPVSMDFIKPGRLSDSGVSDDITMDSTAFSMHYRSLARSDSGDLKTPTRFEATVSTPGLSSATPGSFMELTDREKRVPQSPVVASASEDSDAMSIEGEQPKTYDYVRLSPGLVAILAQGSKDLDGVSPLGSKATHPPIAVAFGSSTKNTKEFVNDETLLACKQLNSAKANRATPPNMDEGDKLATHSPIANHMEVLPNMESLVNSPVHQITHDTTVASALESSIKNTKEFVNDATPFACNQLDSAKANRGTPPKMDEADKLDLAAKYELGFCEVPVNESNSKDRGQVTDSNNKSDQVTGNHPVHEFTPLSCSANKLAFMVSPDSFRRTGNITRPLNLKQSGMLGPEVHAANSATLLSIRKNISKLKNLPNTSTLKEKNDKLKRRFSKYSPGTSFFPERDFENKQVETLTAPLEEQPFSLTLENNMHQSLINTGDHVVDSLINTSKLSQNEETVATEKDEEKICLISAKVSYNDKNLAPMDIGASPTLKTHITRVEDSTVEKRKDEILTNTHAKPFSSPVKSFDHTLLPSVECQSNFHGELKQMEMQNESVNSGLEQAIEYDKLTVARKLDLSGVGNSKQPSSPFEDAQFSKFIKSALKGKPARSPPNRFPDLSSPIQEATTALPSLQEPPSDIQDLSPRINSDGHGVDLDNNHHLTFQVAQSPLKTGIEVSSGEKRNDVDLDNNCHPALQVSHSPFTKTGIEVSSEKKRKGVELLSDIRALSHRINSDGHGVDLDNNCHPTLQVAQSPLTKTGIEVSSGKKRKGVQLLSNGDDIEKTGRIDRSQEVHKSGDGDLQFVLEQTSMRSEREKFGDQKWNDFDHVLERFSTSTKQLLSPSFDKLNFRLMGTLEDILVRLQKVKKWDILSSEIHSQKLTDPLDIPRHKRVVEMKLLLFNIAYEKAKLQLMNVKRERLLEKVQQLSSGLQETQMMKNSMPCSAKTRLVDIQADDSHINTKIFNSQGKCQVSCKNVMETRQELENLDQKAKSLSEFFYSYCKMKGDQSYTNVVRSVRDYLEKRISYKLVFQNLKLWDVEDFERKDDYHMIILNYRGYFIQRFTVNAGLSSIIVSNSLNDVNIGKTYPNMDAFSAFVFALNPHTTSKCMGRISMAQETQITGSLLSNLLDVVEEVQLARVEIRNLVQAKFNSHSVNQLDLQLSFIDFCGGKKVQVILDMTCLKCGAYPAEVLPSQIYGLAANGEQKALPSSLVDEIRSAAESVSVGYSRIVRLCRCISQAVQGCTQGR; encoded by the exons ATGGAACCTTCCAAATCCAACAACACTGAAACAGAAGAAGAAACCATAGCTTTCAACAGAAAAAGAGCACGCCGCGTTAGCTTCGCCGACAATGAAATCACCTCCGTCCACATCTTCCGTCCCGACGACGACcattcctcctcctcctccgagATCCCCGCCGAAACACTAGATATATTCCGTCAACTTGTCGCAGAAAGCGACGATGAGGAACCCGACCGCCGCCGTAACTCTACTGACGGTGAGGGTGAAGCGGTTGATCATAGAAACTCCTTTCTGCAACCAATTGGTTCTCCTTCTCCTGGTGGAAGCAGTATCAACGCTGATGACGACACTGATG ATGACGAATTTGGTGGTCCTGTGTCGATGGATTTCATCAAACCGGGACGGTTATCGGATTCTGGTGTCTCCGACGACATCACGATGGACTCAACTGCTTTTTCGATGCATTACCGGAGTCTAGCACGATCGGATTCAGGGGATCTGAAGACGCCGACTAGGTTTGAAGCGACGGTGAGCACACCTGGTCTAAGCAGTGCTACTCCGGGGAGTTTCATGGAACTCACTGATCGTGAAAAGAGAGTGCCTCAGTCACCGGTGGTGGCGAGTGCCAGCGAGGACTCAGATGCCATGAGCATTGAAGGGGAACAGCCAAAAACCTATGATTATGTAAGACTCTCTCCTGGGTTGGTTGCAATTTTGGCACAGGGAAGCAAGGATTTGGATGGTGTTTCCCCATTAGGTTCAAAAGCTACGCATCCACCAATTGCAGTTGCTTTTGGGTCTTCGACCAAG aaTACTAAGGAGTTTGTTAATGACGAAACTCTGTTAGCTTGTAAACAATTGAACTCTGCTAAGGCTAATAGAGCAACCCCACCAAATATGGATGAAGGCGATAAGTTAGCCACACATTCACCAATTGCAAATCATATGGAAGTTTTACCCAACATGGAATCCTTAGTTAACTCTCCTGTTCATCAAATCACCCATGATACTACAGTTGCTTCTGCTTTGGAGTCTTCAATCAAG aaCACTAAGGAGTTTGTTAATGATGCAACTCCGTTTGCTTGTAATCAATTGGACTCTGCTAAGGCTAATAGAGGAACCCCACCAAAGATGGATGAAGCTGATAAGTTAGATTTGGCTGCTAAGTATGAACTTGGTTTCTGTGAAGTCCCCGTAAATGAGAGTAATTCTAAAGACAGGGGACAAGTGACTGACTCTAATAATAAGTCTGATCAAGTTACTGGAAATCATCCAGTACATGAGTTTACACCATTGTCCTGTTCTGCAAATAAACTAGCATTTATGGTTTCTCCTGATTCATTCAGACGTACTGGAAATATAACTCGTCCCTTAAACTTAAAGCAATCTGGTATGCTTGGGCCTGAGGTACATGCCGCAAATAGTGCAACTTTGTTGTCCATACGTAAAAACATTTCAAAGTTGAAAAATCTTCCCAACACATCTACtctcaaagaaaaaaatgacaaattgAAACGTAGGTTTTCAAAATACTCTCCAGGGACTTCTTTCTTTCCTGAAAGAGATTTTGAAAACAAGCAAGTTGAAACCCTCACTGCTCCTTTGGAGGAACAGCCGTTTAGTTTAACTCTGGAAAATAACATGCATCAAAGTTTGATCAACACTGGTGACCATGTAGTTGATTCTTTGATAAATACTAGCAAGTTAAGCCAAAATGAAGAGACTGTGGCCACCGAAAAGGATGAggaaaaaatttgtttgatttcGGCCAAAGTTTCCTACAATGATAAAAATCTTGCGCCTATGGATATTGGTGCTTCTCCCACGCTTAAGACGCATATAACAAGAGTGGAAGATAGCACAgttgagaaaagaaaagatgaaatTCTAACCAATACGCATGCCAAACCTTTTTCTTCACCTGTAAAATCATTTGACCATACTTTATTGCCATCTGTAGAATGTCAAAGTAATTTCCATGGTGAGTTGAAGCAAATGGAAATGCAGAATGAATCTGTTAATAGTGGTCTAGAACAAGCCATTGAATACGACAAACTAACAGTAGCTAGAAAATTGGATTTGTCTGGTGTTGGAAACAGTAAACAGCCTAGCTCACCTTTTGAGGATGCACAGTTCAGCAAGTTTATTAAG AGTGCATTGAAGGGAAAACCGGCTAGGAGTCCTCCTAATAGATTTCCAGATCTTAGCAGTCCTATCCAAGAAGCAACAACTGCGTTACCCTCCCTGCAAGAGCCTCCTAGTGACATCCAAGACTTGTCTCCCAGGATTAATTCTGATGGGCATGGTGTTGATCTTGATAACAACCACCATCTGACATTCCAAGTAGCTCAGAGCCCTCTCAAAACTGGTATTGAGGTTTCTTCCGGGGAGAAAAGGAATGATGTTGATCTTGATAACAACTGCCATCCGGCACTCCAAGTATCTCACAGCCCTTTTACCAAAACCGGTATCGAGGTTTCTTCTGAGAAGAAAAGGAAAGGTGTCGAATTATTAAGTGATATTCGAGCCTTGTCTCACAGGATTAATTCTGATGGCCATGGGGTTGATCTTGATAACAACTGCCATCCGACACTCCAAGTAGCTCAGAGCCCTCTTACCAAAACTGGTATCGAGGTTTCTTCTGGGAAGAAAAGGAAAGGTGTCCAGTTATTAAGTAATGGAGATGATATAGAGAAGACAGGGAGGATTGACAGAAGTCAAGAGGTTCATAAAAGTGGGGATGGAGATCTACAGTTTGTTTTGGAGCAAACAAGTATGAGAAGTGAAAGAGAAAAGTTTGGCGATCAGAAGTGGAATGATTTCGATCAT GTTCTAGAAAGATTCTCAACCAGCACAAAACAATTGCTTTCTCCGTCATTTGATAAGCTAAATTTCAGATTG ATGGGCACACTGGAAGATATTTTGGTTCGTCTGCAGAAAGTTAAGAAATGGGATATTCTTTCTTCTGAAATTCATTCTCAG AAATTAACGGATCCTCTAGATATTCCTAGACACAAAAG AGTTGTGGAAATGAAATTGTTGCTTTTTAATATAGCATATGAGAAGGCTAAGCTACAATTAATGAATGTTAAGCGTGAGAGATTACTG GAAAAAGTACAACAGCTGAGTTCTGGGCTTCAAGAGACTCAGATGATGAAAAATTCCATGCCATGTTCTGCTAAGACTAGACTGGTTGACATTCAAGCTGATGATAGTCATATcaatacaaaaatatttaattcacaagGAAAATGTCAG GTTTCTTGCAAAAATGTGATGGAAACGAGGCAAGAGCTTGAAAATTTGGATCAGAAAGCAAAATCTTTAAGTGAATTCTTTTATAGTTACTGCAAGATGAAAGGGGATCAAAGCTATACCAACGTCGTAAGATCTGTTCGTGATTATTTGGAAAAGAGAATATCTTACAAGTTGGTATTCCAGAATTTGAAG TTGTGGGATGTTGAAGATTTTGAGCGTAAGGATGATTATCACATGATTATTCTCAACTATCGCGGATATTTCATCCAAAG GTTCACAGTAAATGCTGGTCTATCAAGCATTATAGTATCGAATAGCTTGAATGATGTGAATATTGGAAAG ACCTATCCAAATATGGATGCTTTCTCTGCATTTGTGTTTGCCTTAAATCCACATACCACCAGCAAGTGCATGGGTCGAATCAGTATGGCACAAGAAACACAG ATAACAGGTTCACTTCTAAGTAATTTGCTAGATGTGGTTGAGGAGGTTCAGTTAGCTCGGGTAGAAATTAGAAATTTGGTCCAGGCTAAGTTCAATTCTCATTCAG TTAATCAACTTGATTTGCAGCTATCTTTCATCGACTTCTGTGGTGGGAAGAAGGTGCAAGTGATTCTCGATATGACATGCTTAAAATG TGGGGCATATCCTGCAGAGGTTCTTCCGTCTCAAATATATGGTCTTGCTGCTAATGGGGAACAAAAGGCTCTTCCTTCATCGCTTGTAGATGAAATAAGAAGTGCAGCAGAGAGTGTGAGTGTGGGGTATTCAAGAATTGTTAGGCTTTGTAGGTGCATTTCCCAGGCAGTTCAGGGTTGCACTCAAGGAAGGTGA